The nucleotide sequence ATTGTACATAACCGGTGAATTTACAAAAGCCCCCCAATATGACAAAGGCATAATAGGAGAGTTCCATGTTTCAGGTATAGTAGGTACACGGTCTGACATTTTGGCCAAGATATATGCTTTTAAGGAAAGGCTGTATAATAAGTACAAAGAGGAAATTGGTACTGCAGCTGCAGGGGAATTAATGGCGGCCTCTTTTGGAGATGACAGTAAAATAGAAAGCTCCTTCATGAGTGAAATGAGCGAATTGGGCATAATCCATGTAATAAGTGTTTCAGGCCTTCATATGGCAGTTATCTATAAATTGTGTGAAGGCACTTTGGGTTTTACTGGTGGCATGATACTTTCAGTATTATATTGTATTTTTACCGGAGGTGAGGCTTCCACTGTAAGATCTTTGATAATGATAATAATTTTTAAGCTTTCAAAAAAGGTGTATAAAAACTATGATCCCCTATCATCCCTAAGCTTGGCAGGTATCATCCTACTCTTTATGAATCCCTCATATGCTCTTGACCTGGGAGCTATCTTGTCCTTTTTATCTGTTTTAGGCATATTCTTATTTTATAGCAAGATACAAAGGCTGCTGTATAGGCTTCCTGATAAGTTAAATGCAGCTATAAGCTTAACCCTTAGTGCCCAAGTTTTTTCACTGCCGGTATGCATAATGATTTTTAATTCTGTGAGTACAGCTTCCCTGCAAGGCAACATATTCTTAGTGCCCCTTTATTCCTTGCTTTTGCTCCTAGGCAATATTTCAATGATCCTATCAAAAGTTGATTTTGCCTTTAAGTTTGTATGTAAGCTTATAAGCCTTGTTTATACTGCAATCCAAGGTGGAAAGGAAATCCTTTTATTTGCTTCTACAGGGCTTAGGTATATGTCTTATGTAGATGCTATTATACTTTTAATATTTTACGCCAGTTACATGTTGTATAGAAAGGTACTTAAAAAGTTCATGTGGCTTCCTCTGTTTTCAGTGGTATTTTACCTTGGCTGCAGCTTTACACCTGTAACTGAATTTCAATATGTCAAGATCGGAAGCAGCAGGGGAGTTGTCTACCGCAGCGGTTTTAAATCTGTACTCTTTCTAGACAAGTCAGCGGTAAAAGAAGAACCGTTAATGATCTGTAAAAAGTTAAGGGTACTGACCTTTGAGGATATAGGAAAGACCACCGAAGTAGTTTATAATCATCACAAGAAGAGGATAAATATCAAATTCAATAAGGACATGGTACTGATAGACTATGTAAATGGAGAAACCGGTATCAAAACCGCTTTTGTCAAGGACTATATACCTGTAGCAAAAGACTACATTTATGATATAATATTTTTGAATACTAAGGACAATTCCTATAGTTATTATGATGAACTTTCCGGCTTTAAAATAATTGGCGGTAAGGTGAAAACAAGGTAAAGGATGAGTTAAATGGATTTGGAAGTTTTAGAGCAACAGATACAGAGGGGGAACTTGAAGGGCTGTTATGTTATATACGGACCGGATGAAAATTTAATTAAAGAGTATGTAAACAGTATAATAGATGCGGCAGTAGATAAAAATTTTGCATATTTGAATTTAGTAAAGTTTGACGGAATGAAGGTGCAGTTTGATGAGGTGATGAATGCCTGCGAGACCATGCCCTTCATGAGTGATAAAAAAGTAGTAGTTATATATAGAACCGCTTTTCTCGGAGAAGTGGAAGATAGGGAAAATAAGAAAAAGTTTGAAGAAATTTATAAGTACATAAGCAATCTCCCTCCCTATTGTATCTTGGTTATGTATTATGTCTTTGGAGATGATAGGGAAAAGGCAAGTACCAATGTTAAAAAGCTTGAAAAAATATGCTCGGTAATTAAGGCGGATAAGCTTAAAGGGGATAAGCTTTATAAAAGAGTAGCTGCTATCTTTGAGCAAAGAGGTAAAAGCATAGATAAGGTTTTACTGAAGTTTTTCTGTGACAATGTGGAAAATAACATGGATATAATAAAAAATGAAGTTGATAAACTAATTTCGTATACAGAAGGCAGGGACATTACAAAGAAAGATATCATAGAACTTTTACCTGATGTTAACGATGACGACATCTTTGACTTAGTGGATTATCTTTCTCAAAAAAGACCGGAAAAGGCCATAGATATCCTGAATGAGCTTCTTTTCAGGGGAGAGGCTATAGGTGGAATCTTGTTTATGATAGTCCGTCAATTCAAGCTTCTGTATTCCATAAAGCTTGGCGTAGACGAAGGTAAGAATAAGGATGCTCTGGCTAAGGAGTTAAAACTACATCCTTATGTCTGTGAAAAGCTCATTGCTCAAAGCAGGAAATTCAGTCTCAATCAGATTAAACACTGTTTGAAGCTCTGCCTGGAGACAGAGAAGTCACTTAAAAGCAGCACAGGAGATAAGAAATTAGAAATGGAAATGCTAATAATAAATACAATAAGAGGATAATAAAAAACCGGTAAAATACCGGTTTATTTATTATGCGTTTAAAGCATTTAATTTTACAGCAAGTTTTGATTTCTTGTTAGCTGCCTTATTCTTATGGATTACTCCCTTGGAAGCAGCCATATCTAAAGCCTTGGAAGCTTCTATGTAAGCTGCCTTAGCGTCTTCAGCATTTTTTGCATCAACAGCAACTTCGAACTTCTTTATCTTTGTCTTTAATGCTGATTTGATCATCTTATTTCTTAGAGTCTTAGCCTCAGTTACTCTAATTCTTTTTTGAGCTGATTTAATATTTGCCATTTATCTTCACCCCCTTTGGTATAATAGGGTCTCAGCAGTTTTGGGGAAACTCTGCACGAGTCGTTATTCAACAAATGATATTATAGCATTAATTTTTTTCTACTTCAAGCATAATTTATCCATCTACGCTTTTTTTTATGAATTTAGTTTTCACATCAATAATAAACTGAAATTCCGCCACAAATAGAATAAAATGTCTCGTAAATCAAACAATAAATAATAATGAGCAATTAGTAATGAGTAATTAGTAATTAGTAATTAAGGTGCAAATTCAGCTGAGCTGAATTTCTATTAATTTATTAATTATAAAAAGGGGTGGTATAGTGAGAAACATACGTACAGACTTAGCGGTAGAAGCCAGAGAGATATATGCTAAGGAGAGCAATGGCAATCCTCAGGGGGTTGAGTACAAAGAATACAAAATAGGGGATGTAAATATTACTGATGTAACTATAACCAATGAAATTGGAGAAAGGAATATGGGAAAACCTAAGGGAACCTACATAACCTTGGATTTACCTGAATTTGCCCACTATGACGGTGAAATCAGGGATGAGGTAAGTAAAGCTATGGCTCAAGCCTTGGAGGGACTTATAAAGCTTGATGAAAGCATGACGGCTTTAGTAGTGGGACTTGGAAACTGGAATGTAACCCCGGATGCCTTGGGACCAAAGGTAGTATCAAAGCTTATGGTTACCAGACATTTAAAGCAGCTTGTACCTGACAGTATCGATGAAGGTGTAAGACCTGTGTGCGCAATTGCACCGGGAGTTTTGGGGATAACAGGAATAGAAACCTATGAAATAATTAAGGGTATTGTGGAAAAGGTTAAGCCAAATCTTATAATTTGTATCGATGCCCTAGCTTCCAGAAAGATGGAAAGGGTCAATAAGACCATCCAAATTGGAAATACAGGCATATCTCCTGGCTCAGGAGTTGGCAATAAGAGAATGGAAATCAGCGAAAGAACCTTGGGGATTCCAACAATTGCCATTGGTGTGCCAACAGTTGTAGAAGCTGCTACAATGGCCAACGATACCATCGATTTAGTTTTGGATGCTATGATAAAAGAAGCTACGGAGGGTAGTAAATTCTATGAGATGCTTAAAGCCATAGATAAAAATGAAAAGAGCAGAATGATTCGTGAAGTGTTGGATCCCTATGTTGGAAATCTTATGGTAACACCTAAGGAAGTAGATATGGTAATAGATTCCCTGGCAGTGATAATTGCCAACGGCATAAACATTGCCCTTCAGCCCGCTCTGGATCTGGATGATATAAACAAATTCCTTAACTAGAATTCATATTCTATAAATAGGTATATATAAACCTTCTCACTAATATATTATTTATATAAGGAAAGGGTGAGAAGGTTTATGCAATACGCAGGATTAAATAAATCCAATAACAATTTAAAAATGTTATTTGCTTGTTCAGTGTCATTACTCTTGTTGATTTCAATTACTGTCTATAGCTTTAAAATTATATTTTTTAATAATAACAGCAGTGGCGTATATAATAGTCTTCTATATGTTCAGGTTCTTAATAAGGCAATGCCCATTGTTGAGGTCACCACTTTTGAAGAGGAGAGTATGGCTGAGGCGGCAGTAACAATAAAAGGGGAGGTTTTAAAACTCTTAGGAATTAATATGTACAATCCTCTATCTATTATTGGAAAGGAAATCTCTTTTTTTAGTAACTTGACCTATGAATTTACTGGAACCGGTGAGGTAAAAAGTGATTATGTACTTGATACCAACATAACCCCATTTAATCTCACTGACAGCCAAATAACTGCAGACACCACACAAAGTGATAATACCGGTTTGACGGGGGATAGTTCTGGTAATGTGGTATCTGTACAAGATCCAACATTAAAACAGGAACTTAAGCCCGAAAAGCCACAAGTACTGATATATCATTCACATACAGAGGAGGCTTTTGGTATAAACGGAGCAAATAACAAAGATCCCCAAAAGAATGTTGTAGCGGTAGGTGAAGCTCTGAAAAATGAATTGGAAAATACCTATGGAATAAGTGTAATTCATGATACCACTGTACACTGTTATCCATATAATGGCTCCTATCAGAATTCAAGGAAAACCGTTGAAAATTACCTTAAGCAATATGGAGATTTTGATTTAATTATAGATATGCATAGAGATTCAGTATATAGTAAAGCCAATGTAACAACAAGGATTAATGGAGAAGATGTGTCAAAAATAATGTTTGTTCTCACAAAAAAGAATCCACATTACAGCAAAAATGCTGAAGTGACAGACAAGCTTATGAGCATATGTGATAATTTATTTCCAGGATTTACGAGAGCGGTTTGTTATTATAACTTCGGAACCCTATATTTTAACCAGGATTTAAGCAATAACGCTATTCTCATAGAGGTTGGAGCACATACCAATACCCATGAAGAAGCAATAAATTCCTCCAAGTATATGGGCCGTATGATAGCTGAGTACTTAAAAGATAAAAAATAAATGAATAAAAGTTATAAAAAAGAGCATCCTTATAGGTATGTAAAAACCTAGGGGGTGTTTTTTTTGTTTGGTAAAAAGTATACTATCGTAATATTATTATCCTTTGTTTGTATTTTTGCAGGTATAATAAAGGTTAATATTGAATATAACAGACTCAATGGAAAAGCCTATGATGAAGCAATTTATCAAAATATATATCCAGATGACAGAAGTAAATCAGATGCCTTCGGCGAGTTTGTTTTAAGCAGAAAAAATGGGATAAGAGTGAGAATGTACTTTACTAAGTCACCCTTTGACCTTAGATTTTCTATAGGAAACAAGGTCATATATGTAAACAGCAGTATATTTAAGGGCCAGCAGGAGAGCACTGCCAGCATCAGAAATTAGAAATTAATAAATTGAAATACGCTTGTTGTTGACAGAATCAGAGGGGCCTGTG is from Clostridium thermarum and encodes:
- a CDS encoding ComEC/Rec2 family competence protein; this translates as MCIFFSENSKLVFVVAAFFILGFINYYLYYNLAAGENCSVRLIKHQSFNYLANYKGRKILMNGKLDGYKEGEILYITGEFTKAPQYDKGIIGEFHVSGIVGTRSDILAKIYAFKERLYNKYKEEIGTAAAGELMAASFGDDSKIESSFMSEMSELGIIHVISVSGLHMAVIYKLCEGTLGFTGGMILSVLYCIFTGGEASTVRSLIMIIIFKLSKKVYKNYDPLSSLSLAGIILLFMNPSYALDLGAILSFLSVLGIFLFYSKIQRLLYRLPDKLNAAISLTLSAQVFSLPVCIMIFNSVSTASLQGNIFLVPLYSLLLLLGNISMILSKVDFAFKFVCKLISLVYTAIQGGKEILLFASTGLRYMSYVDAIILLIFYASYMLYRKVLKKFMWLPLFSVVFYLGCSFTPVTEFQYVKIGSSRGVVYRSGFKSVLFLDKSAVKEEPLMICKKLRVLTFEDIGKTTEVVYNHHKKRINIKFNKDMVLIDYVNGETGIKTAFVKDYIPVAKDYIYDIIFLNTKDNSYSYYDELSGFKIIGGKVKTR
- the holA gene encoding DNA polymerase III subunit delta — its product is MDLEVLEQQIQRGNLKGCYVIYGPDENLIKEYVNSIIDAAVDKNFAYLNLVKFDGMKVQFDEVMNACETMPFMSDKKVVVIYRTAFLGEVEDRENKKKFEEIYKYISNLPPYCILVMYYVFGDDREKASTNVKKLEKICSVIKADKLKGDKLYKRVAAIFEQRGKSIDKVLLKFFCDNVENNMDIIKNEVDKLISYTEGRDITKKDIIELLPDVNDDDIFDLVDYLSQKRPEKAIDILNELLFRGEAIGGILFMIVRQFKLLYSIKLGVDEGKNKDALAKELKLHPYVCEKLIAQSRKFSLNQIKHCLKLCLETEKSLKSSTGDKKLEMEMLIINTIRG
- the rpsT gene encoding 30S ribosomal protein S20, with translation MANIKSAQKRIRVTEAKTLRNKMIKSALKTKIKKFEVAVDAKNAEDAKAAYIEASKALDMAASKGVIHKNKAANKKSKLAVKLNALNA
- the gpr gene encoding GPR endopeptidase: MRNIRTDLAVEAREIYAKESNGNPQGVEYKEYKIGDVNITDVTITNEIGERNMGKPKGTYITLDLPEFAHYDGEIRDEVSKAMAQALEGLIKLDESMTALVVGLGNWNVTPDALGPKVVSKLMVTRHLKQLVPDSIDEGVRPVCAIAPGVLGITGIETYEIIKGIVEKVKPNLIICIDALASRKMERVNKTIQIGNTGISPGSGVGNKRMEISERTLGIPTIAIGVPTVVEAATMANDTIDLVLDAMIKEATEGSKFYEMLKAIDKNEKSRMIREVLDPYVGNLMVTPKEVDMVIDSLAVIIANGINIALQPALDLDDINKFLN
- a CDS encoding stage II sporulation protein P; the encoded protein is MQYAGLNKSNNNLKMLFACSVSLLLLISITVYSFKIIFFNNNSSGVYNSLLYVQVLNKAMPIVEVTTFEEESMAEAAVTIKGEVLKLLGINMYNPLSIIGKEISFFSNLTYEFTGTGEVKSDYVLDTNITPFNLTDSQITADTTQSDNTGLTGDSSGNVVSVQDPTLKQELKPEKPQVLIYHSHTEEAFGINGANNKDPQKNVVAVGEALKNELENTYGISVIHDTTVHCYPYNGSYQNSRKTVENYLKQYGDFDLIIDMHRDSVYSKANVTTRINGEDVSKIMFVLTKKNPHYSKNAEVTDKLMSICDNLFPGFTRAVCYYNFGTLYFNQDLSNNAILIEVGAHTNTHEEAINSSKYMGRMIAEYLKDKK